The Nitrospira sp. genome window below encodes:
- the eno gene encoding phosphopyruvate hydratase produces MSGIRNVKARQIIDSRGNPTVEVEVLLESGAHGRAAVPSGASTGEKEAIELRDGDKKRWMGKGVSKAVTNVSKSIAPRLLGMEALDQAAVDHEMIALDGTKTKGKLGANAILGVSLAVAKAAANETGQPLYRYLGGTNARVLPVPLMNIINGGAHADNRLDLQEFMIMPVGAPRFSDALRMATEVFHTLKALLKKKSLNTAVGDEGGFAPDLQSNEEALALIMEAIEAAGYRPGQDIALALDCAASELYEKGRYRLEAEKNPERSSEEMVSYYGKLLDRYPILSIEDGLSELDWKGWKILTEKLGKRVQLVGDDIFVTNVEIFAKGIAEGIGNSILIKLNQIGTLTETLDAIELAKRSGYTAIISHRSGETEDTTIADVAVATNSGLIKTGSLSRTDRVAKYNQLLRIEDELGAAAIYRGRAAVPSRA; encoded by the coding sequence ATGAGCGGAATCAGAAACGTGAAGGCGCGGCAGATCATCGATTCGCGAGGCAATCCCACGGTGGAAGTCGAAGTGTTGTTGGAAAGCGGTGCGCATGGACGGGCGGCGGTGCCATCCGGGGCTTCGACAGGCGAGAAGGAAGCAATCGAGTTGCGCGACGGAGACAAGAAGCGCTGGATGGGGAAGGGCGTGTCCAAAGCGGTGACCAATGTCAGCAAATCCATTGCGCCACGCTTGTTGGGTATGGAGGCGTTGGATCAAGCCGCGGTCGATCATGAAATGATTGCGCTGGACGGCACGAAGACCAAGGGGAAACTGGGCGCGAATGCCATTCTGGGTGTATCCCTGGCGGTGGCCAAGGCCGCAGCCAATGAGACTGGGCAGCCTTTGTATCGCTATCTCGGCGGGACGAATGCGCGGGTGTTGCCGGTGCCGCTGATGAACATTATCAACGGTGGTGCGCATGCTGACAATCGGTTGGACCTGCAGGAATTTATGATCATGCCGGTGGGCGCTCCACGGTTCAGCGACGCGCTGCGCATGGCGACGGAAGTGTTCCACACGCTGAAGGCCCTGCTGAAGAAAAAAAGCTTGAACACGGCGGTTGGAGATGAGGGCGGATTTGCGCCGGACCTGCAATCGAACGAAGAGGCCTTGGCGTTGATCATGGAAGCGATTGAAGCTGCCGGCTATCGGCCTGGCCAGGACATTGCGTTGGCCTTGGATTGTGCGGCGAGCGAGCTGTATGAGAAAGGGCGGTATCGGCTGGAAGCCGAGAAGAATCCGGAGCGCTCCTCCGAGGAGATGGTGTCGTATTACGGGAAACTGCTGGACCGGTACCCGATTCTGTCGATCGAGGATGGCTTGAGCGAATTGGATTGGAAGGGCTGGAAAATTCTGACGGAAAAACTCGGCAAGCGCGTGCAGTTGGTCGGAGACGATATTTTCGTGACCAACGTGGAGATTTTTGCCAAGGGTATTGCCGAAGGGATCGGTAACTCCATTTTGATTAAGCTGAATCAGATCGGCACCTTGACGGAGACGTTGGATGCGATTGAGCTGGCGAAGCGGTCTGGCTACACCGCAATCATTTCGCATCGTTCAGGTGAAACGGAAGATACGACGATTGCCGATGTGGCGGTGGCGACGAACAGTGGCTTGATTAAGACGGGATCGTTGTCCC